A genomic window from Treponema maltophilum ATCC 51939 includes:
- a CDS encoding amino acid ABC transporter ATP-binding protein has protein sequence MIEVKDLKKQFGKLAVLKGISETIERSEKVVIIGPSGSGKSTFLRCLNLLEQPTSGSIRFKGLEITDKKVDIDAVRQKMGMVFQHFNLFPHLTVLENIMLAPVTLKLMTKEQAREQAFTLLKRIGLEDKAGVYPSQISGGQKQRIAIVRSLAMKPEVMLFDEPTSALDPEMVGEVLALMKELAEEGMTMAVVTHEMGFAREVADKVLFMDNGLVAEKGTPEQIFNHPQNKRLQQFLQRVL, from the coding sequence GTGATAGAAGTTAAAGATTTGAAAAAACAATTCGGCAAATTGGCCGTTTTAAAAGGCATTTCCGAAACGATAGAACGGAGCGAAAAGGTTGTCATCATCGGGCCGTCCGGATCGGGCAAAAGCACTTTTTTGCGCTGCCTTAATTTACTGGAACAGCCGACAAGCGGCAGCATCCGTTTTAAAGGTCTTGAAATAACCGATAAAAAAGTCGACATAGACGCGGTGCGGCAAAAAATGGGCATGGTTTTTCAGCACTTCAATCTGTTCCCGCATTTAACCGTTTTGGAAAACATCATGCTCGCGCCGGTTACGTTAAAACTTATGACAAAAGAACAGGCTCGCGAGCAAGCTTTCACTTTGTTAAAACGCATCGGCTTGGAAGATAAAGCGGGCGTTTATCCTTCGCAAATTTCAGGCGGCCAAAAACAGCGTATCGCGATTGTGCGTTCTTTAGCCATGAAGCCGGAGGTTATGTTGTTTGACGAACCGACAAGCGCTTTGGATCCGGAAATGGTCGGCGAAGTGCTCGCTCTTATGAAAGAGCTTGCCGAAGAAGGCATGACGATGGCGGTTGTAACGCACGAAATGGGATTTGCCCGCGAAGTTGCGGATAAGGTGCTTTTTATGGATAACGGGCTCGTCGCCGAAAAAGGAACGCCCGAACAAATATTCAATCATCCGCAAAACAAACGCTTGCAGCAGTTTTTGCAGCGGGTTTTATAG
- a CDS encoding amino acid ABC transporter permease — MLQSFYDTIIVGDRWKLLVQGLGTTLYISMCSIIIGTVLGCVFALLKISQNRILRGAGELYTTIIRGIPLATQLMIFYFVVFAPLGLDRLTVAVLAYGINSGAYCTEIFRGGIQGVDVGQTEAGRSLGLSRRQTLIKIIFPQAAKAALPAYTSEFITLIKETAVASFIAVTDLTKVGDMIRNATYNAWIPLLSVGFLYLVMTLGLTKIFSVFEKRLAQSDRS, encoded by the coding sequence GTGCTGCAATCCTTTTATGATACGATAATCGTCGGCGACCGCTGGAAACTGCTGGTTCAGGGACTCGGCACGACGCTGTACATATCGATGTGTTCGATTATTATCGGCACTGTTTTGGGCTGTGTGTTCGCATTGTTGAAAATATCGCAAAACCGCATTTTGCGCGGCGCGGGTGAATTATATACGACAATTATCCGCGGTATTCCGCTTGCGACCCAGCTTATGATTTTTTACTTTGTCGTGTTTGCGCCGCTCGGACTGGACAGGCTTACGGTTGCCGTTCTTGCATACGGAATCAATTCGGGCGCTTACTGCACGGAAATATTCCGCGGCGGAATACAGGGCGTAGACGTTGGTCAAACGGAAGCCGGCCGCTCGCTCGGTTTATCGAGAAGACAAACGCTTATAAAAATAATTTTTCCGCAGGCGGCAAAAGCCGCATTGCCCGCGTACACAAGCGAGTTTATAACATTGATCAAAGAAACGGCCGTTGCAAGTTTTATCGCCGTTACCGATTTAACGAAGGTCGGCGACATGATCCGCAACGCAACGTATAACGCGTGGATCCCGCTTTTGTCGGTGGGATTTTTATATTTGGTAATGACGCTCGGACTGACGAAAATCTTTTCCGTTTTTGAAAAAAGGCTGGCGCAAAGTGATAGAAGTTAA